In Gossypium hirsutum isolate 1008001.06 chromosome D06, Gossypium_hirsutum_v2.1, whole genome shotgun sequence, one genomic interval encodes:
- the LOC107900645 gene encoding dof zinc finger protein DOF1.5, producing the protein MVIMDTQESGQGIKLFGTTITLHGRQVNGELNKADHPTVDKRPDKIIPCPRCRSMETKFCYFNNYNVNQPRHFCKGCQRYWTAGGALRNVPVGAGRRKAKPPGPGLGLGGFQEGCLYDGSSAVQQFEVEGIVLDEWHIAATNGGGFQQVFPMKRRRISCSAAQLQPY; encoded by the coding sequence ATGGTAATAATGGATACCCAAGAATCAGGGCAAGGGATCAAGCTATTTGGAACAACAATTACGTTGCATGGAAGACAAGTAAACGGAGAGCTTAACAAAGCCGATCATCCGACAGTTGATAAGAGGCCAGACAAGATCATACCTTGCCCTAGATGCAGGAGCATGGAGACCAAATTTTGTTACTTCAATAACTACAACGTTAACCAGCCTAGACATTTCTGCAAAGGTTGCCAAAGGTACTGGACAGCAGGTGGAGCCCTACGGAACGTCCCCGTTGGGGCTGGCCGCCGGAAAGCCAAACCACCGGGTCCTGGTCTTGGTCTTGGTGGGTTCCAAGAAGGGTGTTTATATGATGGGTCTAGTGCGGTGCAACAGTTTGAGGTGGAAGGGATAGTGTTGGACGAGTGGCATATTGCCGCCACCAATGGTGGAGGTTTCCAGCAAGTTTTTCCAATGAAGCGGAGGCGAATAAGCTGCTCAGCTGCTCAACTTCAACCTTACTGA
- the LOC107899870 gene encoding uncharacterized protein, translating into MPNLDTSEALVLPTTETGSQSRSIGEDTLFQAMLKVLERVARPRSGSGGPGKYVGASYEDARRCKFMNLTQGDRSVVEYEVEFLRLSRYTRGMVASEYEKCVRFEDGLRDNLRAKIAEKVKRVERQNRDQERGKSKRDSEPSSSVQRPKKQARPDGPIRVGAPVAPIGIQPCGGCGRRHPGECWRRLGTCLMCGSLEHHIRECPQQADQMQASGLGSIQSQRSTSNEIIALSLLGQSVRVNSLYRNVLLKVQGAVFLENLMEVPFGEFYLILGIDWLVEHRVSLDYVTKKVVLRTVEDKEVVVIGEYRDYLSNVISALVAKKLVRKGCETCMASVNVSVSRDSFIEDIKTVRNFLDVFLEKLLGLPSNREVDFGINLLPNTTLVSITPYRMVPKELTELKAQLQELLDRGFIYPSLSLCGALVLFVKKKDEIMKMCIDYLQLNKLTFVAVFIVHILVYSKTEDEHDEHLKVVFQILRQKQLYAKLGKCEFWLRQVTFLGHVVSIKGIRADPRKIEAVLDWKQPKNVFEIRSFLGLAGYYRQFVEGFSLIATSPTKLLRKGVPFFWTDA; encoded by the exons ATGCCAAATTTAGACACAAGTGAGGCACTGGTTTTGCctactactgagactgggtctcaaagtcGTTCGATTGGGGAAGACACATTATTCCAAGCCATGTTGAAGGTATTGGAGAGGGTCGCTAGACCCCGTTCTGGATCTGGGGGCCCTGG gaagtatgtgggtgcgagCTATGAAGATGCTCGTAGGTGtaagttcatgaatctcacgcaaggTGATAGATCCGTGGTCGAGTATGAGGTCGAGTTTCTTAGGTTGAGCCGCTACACTCGAGGCATGGTGGCGTCTGAGTATGAGAAATGCGTCCGTTTTGAGGACGGCTTGAGAGATAATTTGAGG gcgaagatcgccgAGAAAGTTAAGCGCGTGGAGCGTCAAAATAGGGACCAAGAAAGAGGCAAGAGTAAGAGGGATTCAGAACCCTCTAGTtctgttcagaggcctaagaagcAGGCCAGACCTGATGGGCCTATTAGAGTGGGGGCTCCTGTTGCTCCTATTGGGATTCAGCCTTGCGGGGGTTGTGGTAGGCGCCATCcgggtgagtgttggaggaggttagGGACTTGTTTGATGTGTGGATCCTTGGAGCATCatattagagagtgtccacagcaggctgatcagatgcaagcttcaggACTGGGTTCTATACAGTCTCAGAGG AGCACTTCTAATGAGATAATTGCACTAAGTCTGTTGGGGCAGTCTGTTCGGGTTAATAGTCTTTATAGGAATGTTCTGTTAAAAGTGCAAGGGGCTGTATTTCTAGAAAATTTGATGGAGGTTCCATTTGGGGAGTTTTACTTAATCTTGGGGATAGACTGGTTAGTTGAGCACCGAGTTAGTTTGGATTACGTGACTAAGAAGGTTGTTTTAAGAACTGTGGAAGATAAAGAAGTGGTTGTGATCGGTGAGTATCGAGATTATCTTTCTAATGTGATCTCCGCTCTTGTAGCTAAAAAATTGGTTCGAAAAGGGTGTGAGACATGTATGGCTTCCGTCAATGTTTCAGTTTCTAGGGACTCATTTATCGAGGATATCAAAACAGTGAGAAATTTTTTGGATGTCTTTCTTGAGAAGCTACTGGGTTTACCTTCGAATCGAGAGGTTGATTTCGGTATAAATCTTTTACCGAATACAACTCTAGTGTCCATCACTCCATACCGTATGGTACCAAAGGAGCttacggagcttaaggctcaacttcaagagcttTTAGATCGTGGTTTCATCTACCCTAGTTTGTCTCTTTGTGGGGCACtagttctatttgtaaagaagaaggatgagaTAATGaagatgtgtattgattatctgCAGTTGAATAAGCTAAct TTCGTTGCGGTCTTCATCGTTCATATTCTGGtttactctaagactgaggacgagcatgatgagcatcttaaaGTAGTGTTTCAAATACTCCGACAGAAACAGCTCTACGCTAAGTTGGgaaagtgtgagttctggttgcgacAGGTAACTTTTCTGGGGCACGTGGTTTCTATTAAAGGGATCCGAGCTGATCCTAGGAAGATTGAGgctgtgcttgattggaaacagcctaagaatgtATTTGAGATCCGCAGTTTTCTGGGTCTTGCGGGCTATTATAGGCAGTTTGTCGAAGGGTTCTCTCTGATTGCAACTTCTCCGACTAAGCTTCTGCGCAAGGGTGTTCCTTTTTTCTGGACAGATGCGTAA